A portion of the Deinococcus peraridilitoris DSM 19664 genome contains these proteins:
- the tmpR gene encoding bifunctional dihydropteridine reductase/dihydrofolate reductase TmpR has translation MQEKSKPVSGRKTALVTGSAQGIGRAIALGLAGEGFDLVVHYRSSKDAAEHTARLARESGAQATTVQADVTDPQQAAALVQSAHEAFGGLGVLVNNVGNYVQKPWLETTPEEWRDMLDSNFSATFYTCRAAVPHMRALGWGRIVNLGYAGSQHLLGRSGIVPYASAKSGVIVLTRAIARTEAGHGISANVVSPGVIETSVSKPLTEIPAGRLGTVEELSDAVLTFVRASDYVTGQVLEVAGGWNL, from the coding sequence ATGCAAGAGAAGAGCAAGCCCGTGAGCGGGCGTAAAACGGCGCTGGTGACCGGGTCGGCCCAGGGCATCGGGCGGGCCATTGCCCTGGGCCTCGCGGGTGAAGGCTTTGACCTCGTGGTGCATTACCGCTCATCGAAGGACGCCGCCGAGCACACCGCCCGCCTGGCGCGCGAGTCGGGCGCGCAGGCCACGACCGTGCAGGCTGACGTGACCGACCCACAGCAGGCGGCGGCACTTGTGCAGTCGGCCCACGAAGCGTTCGGTGGACTGGGGGTGCTGGTCAACAACGTCGGCAACTACGTTCAGAAACCCTGGCTGGAAACCACGCCGGAAGAATGGCGCGACATGCTCGACTCGAACTTCAGCGCGACGTTTTACACCTGCCGGGCTGCGGTGCCTCACATGCGCGCCCTGGGCTGGGGCCGCATTGTCAATCTCGGTTACGCAGGCTCACAGCACCTGCTGGGACGCAGCGGCATCGTGCCTTACGCCTCGGCCAAGAGCGGTGTGATCGTTCTGACGCGCGCGATTGCCCGCACCGAAGCCGGGCACGGCATCAGCGCGAACGTCGTTTCGCCGGGCGTCATCGAAACAAGCGTGTCCAAACCCCTGACCGAGATTCCCGCCGGACGGCTCGGCACGGTCGAAGAGCTTTCAGACGCCGTGTTGACCTTTGTGCGCGCCAGCGACTACGTCACTGGCCAGGTGCTGGAGGTCGCCGGAGGCTGGAACTTGTGA
- a CDS encoding NUDIX domain-containing protein, whose protein sequence is MSTTRPLTTVGALVECDGRHLIVRTTKWRGSWGVPGGKVEYGETLQAALLREFREEVSIMLADVRFALVQEALNSAEFYKPDHFVLLNYLARTDDPRVTPNEEIVEWAWATLEEALEFPLNSFTRTLVEYAREEQARERA, encoded by the coding sequence GTGAGTACAACGCGTCCGCTCACCACGGTCGGTGCGCTCGTCGAGTGTGACGGGCGTCATCTGATCGTGCGCACCACCAAATGGCGCGGCAGCTGGGGCGTTCCGGGAGGCAAAGTCGAGTACGGTGAGACCCTGCAGGCGGCCCTGCTGCGCGAGTTTCGTGAGGAAGTGTCGATCATGCTCGCCGATGTACGCTTCGCGCTGGTGCAGGAGGCCCTGAACAGTGCCGAGTTTTACAAACCCGACCATTTCGTGCTGCTGAATTATCTCGCGCGCACCGATGACCCGCGGGTGACTCCCAACGAGGAAATCGTCGAGTGGGCCTGGGCGACGCTCGAAGAAGCCCTGGAGTTTCCCCTCAACTCGTTCACGCGTACCCTGGTGGAATATGCAAGAGAAGAGCAAGCCCGTGAGCGGGCGTAA
- a CDS encoding CDP-alcohol phosphatidyltransferase family protein yields MFSTAFSGLRHSRKPRPGVEVLNEFVYRPLAQLLVPALVRTGVKPETVVLAHTALGLLAAWQVAGGRALTPALLLQVKTVLDNADGQLARATGQTSALGRYLDSEMDLLVNAALLLAIDRRWGAPALVLLQLLLTVDFLLEREYREARGEVFRSEPHENSSSATLDLLQAVYRFSFEPQEKLLAPVFEARFRDAGGRAENRAAYTPRVVTHVAANLGLSTQLALAGVCIARGRPRDYLVSLPLQALALVSLQLWREAHLRRQR; encoded by the coding sequence ATGTTCTCGACTGCCTTCTCCGGGCTGCGCCATTCACGCAAACCGCGCCCGGGAGTGGAAGTGCTCAACGAGTTCGTGTACCGCCCGCTGGCTCAGCTGCTGGTGCCCGCCTTGGTGCGTACGGGGGTGAAGCCTGAGACCGTGGTGCTCGCGCACACCGCCCTCGGACTGCTGGCCGCCTGGCAGGTCGCAGGGGGCCGGGCCCTGACTCCCGCGCTGCTGCTGCAGGTCAAGACGGTACTCGACAACGCCGACGGGCAACTGGCGCGCGCCACGGGCCAGACGAGCGCGCTGGGGCGGTACCTCGACTCCGAAATGGACCTGCTCGTCAATGCGGCGCTGCTGCTGGCCATCGACCGGCGCTGGGGAGCCCCGGCCCTGGTGCTGCTGCAGTTGCTGCTCACCGTCGACTTTCTGCTGGAGCGCGAGTACCGTGAAGCGCGCGGCGAAGTGTTCCGCTCGGAACCCCACGAAAATTCGTCATCGGCGACCCTGGACCTGCTGCAGGCGGTGTACCGCTTCTCCTTCGAGCCTCAGGAGAAGCTGCTCGCACCAGTGTTCGAAGCGCGCTTTCGGGACGCCGGGGGCCGAGCAGAAAACCGCGCGGCCTATACTCCCCGGGTTGTCACTCACGTCGCCGCCAATCTGGGCCTGTCCACCCAGCTGGCACTCGCAGGCGTGTGCATCGCGCGAGGCCGACCACGGGACTACCTCGTCAGCCTGCCGCTGCAGGCGTTGGCTCTGGTCTCGCTGCAACTGTGGCGTGAAGCCCACCTGCGGAGGCAGCGGTGA
- a CDS encoding DUF512 domain-containing protein — MYPAQIKSVAPGSPAERAGVKSGDQLLRVNGQAVTDILAYRALLEAGRASLEIARPAAPAFFAVAQDHHTIKAQEAPTFTFEVEWEDPGLEFEEVLFDGIKKCANKCDFCYIHQMPRGFRKSLYIMDDDFRLSFLYGSFVTLTNLTDADVNRILDENLSPLYVSVHTANIELRQDLMKWWKLKVKDERTTNIRDMIERLEPIDLYTQVVLVPGRNDGEHLDETLAYLAGRPNVISAAVVPVGLTDHRNNLAHVDTFDADGARDVLRRVNLWRARLLQERGTRFVFPSDEFYLLAGESLPSEEEYEGFPMLENGVGMVRDFLTEGLPPLPARVSPRRVILATGTLFAPALERAVEPLRDVEGLQIEVRPIINRTFGVATTVAGLLTGRCFRHAVEPGEADLLIVPPTTLRYGTELMLDDVSLNELRGELRMDVRPGGSTLGELARVLLGEDLNSQPQFGFSAHAVKEQRGQA; from the coding sequence GTGTACCCGGCTCAAATCAAAAGTGTCGCACCTGGCAGTCCCGCCGAGCGTGCCGGCGTGAAAAGTGGCGATCAGTTGCTGCGCGTGAATGGCCAGGCCGTGACGGACATCCTGGCGTACCGCGCCCTGCTCGAAGCGGGCCGCGCTTCCCTGGAAATCGCCCGTCCGGCCGCGCCTGCCTTTTTCGCGGTGGCGCAGGACCACCACACCATCAAGGCGCAGGAAGCGCCGACGTTCACCTTCGAAGTCGAGTGGGAAGACCCGGGGCTCGAGTTCGAGGAAGTCCTCTTCGACGGCATCAAGAAGTGCGCCAACAAGTGCGATTTTTGCTACATCCACCAGATGCCGCGTGGTTTTCGCAAGAGCCTCTACATCATGGACGACGACTTCCGCCTGTCGTTTCTGTACGGTTCGTTCGTCACGCTTACCAATCTGACCGACGCTGACGTGAACCGAATTCTCGACGAGAACCTCTCGCCGCTGTACGTCAGCGTCCACACGGCCAACATAGAATTACGCCAGGACCTGATGAAGTGGTGGAAACTCAAGGTCAAGGACGAACGCACCACCAACATCCGCGACATGATCGAGCGGCTCGAACCCATTGACCTGTACACGCAGGTGGTGCTGGTGCCCGGGCGAAACGACGGGGAGCACCTCGACGAAACCCTGGCGTATCTCGCGGGGCGCCCCAACGTCATCAGCGCGGCCGTCGTGCCGGTGGGACTGACCGACCACCGCAACAACCTGGCGCACGTCGACACGTTCGACGCCGACGGGGCGCGTGACGTGTTGCGGCGTGTGAACCTCTGGCGTGCCCGCCTGCTACAGGAGCGCGGTACCCGCTTCGTGTTTCCCAGCGACGAGTTTTACCTGCTCGCGGGCGAGAGTTTGCCCAGCGAGGAGGAGTACGAAGGTTTTCCCATGCTGGAAAACGGCGTGGGCATGGTTCGTGATTTCCTCACCGAGGGGTTGCCTCCCTTGCCCGCGCGCGTTTCCCCACGCCGGGTGATTCTGGCGACGGGCACTTTGTTCGCTCCCGCCCTGGAGCGTGCCGTCGAACCTTTGCGTGACGTCGAGGGTCTGCAGATCGAGGTGCGTCCGATTATCAACCGCACGTTCGGCGTGGCCACGACGGTAGCGGGCCTGCTGACCGGGCGCTGCTTTCGCCACGCGGTCGAGCCGGGCGAAGCGGACCTGCTGATCGTACCGCCCACCACCTTGCGTTATGGCACCGAGCTGATGCTGGACGACGTGAGCCTGAACGAACTGCGCGGTGAACTGCGCATGGACGTCCGACCGGGAGGCTCGACGCTGGGTGAACTCGCGCGGGTGCTGCTCGGTGAAGACCTGAATTCACAGCCGCAGTTCGGGTTCAGCGCCCACGCCGTCAAAGAGCAGCGCGGGCAGGCCTGA
- a CDS encoding M16 family metallopeptidase produces the protein MPWPDPGARPSPARGPQVLQIVLPNGLTVLGESDEHAETVALGYFVRTGARDETLQDLGASHFIEHLLFKGSERVSGRELNVRLDALGANVNAFTSEETTVYHAACLPETWPELLSLLTELMQPAFRPADVEIERGVILEEIAMYADDPSSRTFDELRAQAWGTHPLGHLVLGTPQTVAGLTLERLQDNFRSRYGTGSVTLVACGRFDWNALVTAALALTSAWPQGNFTRALSPHSFSAGLQIVEDTDMNRANIAFLAPGLQASHPLREAAVVLAEILGGDNGRLYWALVDGGLADSVDLSHVEFEETGAFEGAWSCDPTRAGQTLEVVRGELQRVQLESVTEAELARARKKLAVSVALRAETPYARLFTLGMDHTYLGRTPSVAESVAAFERVSRTEVEEVLALRPFDALNIVVLGPPAGQFPA, from the coding sequence ATGCCCTGGCCTGACCCTGGAGCGCGGCCCTCCCCGGCCAGGGGACCGCAGGTACTTCAGATCGTGCTGCCGAATGGCCTGACCGTGCTGGGTGAAAGCGACGAGCACGCCGAGACGGTCGCGCTGGGCTACTTCGTACGAACGGGCGCGCGTGACGAAACACTTCAGGATCTGGGCGCTTCGCACTTCATCGAGCACCTGCTCTTCAAAGGCAGCGAACGGGTATCGGGCCGTGAACTGAACGTGCGCCTGGACGCTTTGGGCGCCAATGTCAACGCCTTTACCAGCGAGGAAACGACGGTGTATCACGCCGCCTGCCTGCCCGAAACGTGGCCGGAGCTGCTCTCCCTGCTGACCGAACTGATGCAGCCAGCCTTCCGCCCTGCTGACGTGGAAATAGAGCGTGGCGTCATCCTGGAAGAAATCGCCATGTACGCCGACGATCCGTCTTCGCGCACCTTCGACGAGCTGCGTGCGCAGGCCTGGGGAACCCATCCCCTGGGGCACCTGGTGCTGGGCACACCGCAGACGGTCGCAGGGCTGACCCTCGAGCGGCTGCAGGACAACTTCCGGTCACGCTACGGCACGGGCAGCGTGACGCTGGTGGCTTGCGGCCGTTTCGACTGGAATGCGCTGGTCACTGCCGCGCTGGCCCTGACGTCGGCCTGGCCTCAGGGGAATTTCACGCGAGCGCTTTCCCCGCACAGTTTTTCGGCGGGCCTGCAGATCGTCGAGGACACCGACATGAACCGGGCCAACATTGCCTTCCTGGCGCCGGGCCTGCAGGCTTCGCATCCGCTGCGCGAAGCGGCCGTGGTCCTGGCCGAGATTCTGGGCGGCGACAACGGCCGCCTGTACTGGGCGCTGGTGGACGGTGGGCTGGCCGACAGCGTGGATTTATCACACGTGGAGTTCGAGGAAACGGGCGCTTTCGAGGGTGCCTGGAGCTGTGACCCGACCCGTGCCGGGCAGACCCTAGAGGTGGTGCGAGGCGAACTGCAACGCGTTCAGCTGGAAAGCGTCACGGAAGCCGAACTCGCGCGCGCCCGCAAGAAACTGGCCGTGAGCGTCGCCTTGCGCGCTGAAACTCCGTACGCGCGGCTGTTCACGTTGGGGATGGACCACACCTACCTGGGCCGCACCCCCAGCGTTGCCGAAAGTGTGGCCGCTTTCGAGCGCGTCAGCCGGACCGAGGTCGAAGAGGTACTGGCACTGCGACCGTTCGATGCCCTGAACATCGTGGTACTCGGCCCGCCTGCCGGGCAGTTTCCTGCCTGA
- a CDS encoding M16 family metallopeptidase, which translates to MTVLHPFQSGLTLLFERRPGPGFALELRLPLGAAHDPAGQEGTAAVLEEWLHKGAGNLDARALADAFDDLGLRRGGSVTHESTRFSVSGLRSDFPRALTLLADVVRRPHLQDGELTSVLDLARQDLESLADSPADQLAVRLRELAFARPYAHPVSGTLAGIAAITPETARAFHSRYGSRGAALAVVGDFEEQVVHDLVTVHFGDWQGGGQELPAVIFQGDFVRHQPDDSQQTHINVLFRSPGPTEPGWLAFHVALGALAGGSASRLFEEVREKRGLAYSVGASVHVTGRDGFVWAYAGSTPGRAAQTLDVLLNEFARLRQGVTSEEFERARTQLLAATVFAAETARGRASALTRDWLTLGAVRALGEVRRDLEALTLADVNELLAERPFERPAVMSLGQGAVLRNGAHALA; encoded by the coding sequence GTGACTGTGCTTCACCCTTTTCAGAGCGGCCTGACGTTGCTGTTCGAACGCCGCCCTGGCCCTGGCTTCGCCCTTGAACTGCGTCTCCCGCTGGGCGCCGCCCACGACCCTGCCGGGCAGGAAGGCACGGCAGCCGTGCTCGAGGAGTGGCTGCACAAGGGTGCGGGCAACCTGGACGCGCGCGCGCTGGCCGACGCCTTCGACGATCTCGGTCTGCGGCGCGGTGGCAGCGTCACGCACGAAAGTACCCGCTTCAGCGTGAGCGGTCTGCGAAGCGATTTTCCCCGCGCCCTGACGCTGCTGGCCGACGTGGTTCGCCGTCCTCACCTGCAGGATGGCGAACTGACAAGCGTCCTGGACCTGGCCCGGCAGGATCTCGAGTCCCTGGCCGACAGTCCGGCCGACCAGTTGGCCGTACGTCTGCGTGAACTGGCCTTTGCCCGTCCGTACGCTCACCCGGTGAGTGGCACCCTGGCGGGCATCGCGGCCATCACGCCCGAAACGGCGCGTGCGTTTCACTCGCGCTACGGTTCACGTGGCGCGGCACTGGCCGTCGTGGGTGACTTTGAAGAGCAGGTGGTCCATGACCTGGTTACCGTGCACTTCGGCGACTGGCAGGGCGGCGGCCAGGAACTGCCGGCGGTCATCTTCCAGGGCGACTTCGTCCGGCATCAGCCGGATGACAGTCAGCAGACCCACATCAACGTGCTGTTTCGCTCTCCCGGTCCGACCGAGCCCGGCTGGCTGGCCTTTCACGTGGCGCTGGGCGCACTGGCGGGCGGATCGGCTTCGCGGCTGTTCGAGGAGGTCCGCGAAAAGCGCGGGCTGGCCTACAGCGTCGGCGCGAGCGTTCACGTGACCGGCCGCGACGGCTTTGTGTGGGCCTACGCGGGCAGTACCCCGGGACGCGCGGCCCAGACACTGGACGTACTGCTGAATGAGTTCGCCCGTCTGCGTCAGGGCGTCACTTCCGAGGAGTTCGAGCGGGCCCGCACGCAGCTGCTCGCAGCGACGGTCTTTGCGGCCGAGACGGCGCGCGGGCGGGCCTCGGCACTCACGCGTGACTGGCTGACGCTGGGCGCCGTGCGGGCCCTCGGTGAGGTGCGCCGTGACCTGGAGGCCCTGACGCTCGCGGACGTGAACGAACTGCTGGCCGAACGCCCTTTCGAGCGGCCCGCCGTGATGTCCCTCGGACAGGGCGCGGTACTGAGGAATGGTGCACATGCCCTGGCCTGA
- a CDS encoding ferredoxin, with amino-acid sequence MPHVITSPCIDVKDQSCTEVCPVECIYDAGEMFLIHPDECIDCGACVPACPVAAIYPEEDTPQDQLPFIAKNREFFGL; translated from the coding sequence ATGCCTCACGTGATTACCAGCCCCTGCATCGACGTCAAGGACCAGAGCTGCACCGAAGTCTGCCCGGTGGAGTGCATCTACGATGCAGGCGAGATGTTCCTGATCCACCCTGACGAGTGCATCGACTGCGGCGCCTGCGTGCCCGCCTGCCCGGTCGCGGCCATCTACCCCGAGGAAGACACCCCGCAGGACCAGCTGCCCTTCATCGCCAAAAACCGCGAATTCTTCGGCCTCTGA
- a CDS encoding Crp/Fnr family transcriptional regulator, with protein MTTERALSLIRLVSLFHGASEADVLTLARHGQFRQLRRTEALFHEGDRADALYAVESGWLKIFKLSPRGNREVTLYLEGPRQVVAGVSALIEDARLAASCVALEDACVLCLPADVVRHVTFHSPTVAQAVIGYFARRQGDLLHRMEQLLFSDLSERLAAHLLASGAHSPYALPTNSELASLLGTVPELVSRKLGEFYRQGFITLSRRTVRILDVEALRALAEGESRAR; from the coding sequence ATGACGACTGAACGCGCCCTGTCCCTGATCCGTCTCGTTTCGCTCTTTCACGGTGCAAGCGAGGCGGACGTGCTCACGCTGGCACGTCACGGACAATTCCGGCAACTGCGCCGCACTGAGGCGCTGTTCCACGAAGGGGACCGCGCCGACGCGCTGTACGCCGTCGAAAGCGGCTGGCTCAAAATCTTCAAGCTCAGTCCACGGGGCAACCGCGAAGTCACGCTGTATCTGGAGGGGCCACGGCAGGTGGTGGCCGGCGTGTCGGCGCTGATCGAGGATGCACGTCTGGCGGCCAGCTGCGTGGCCCTGGAAGACGCCTGTGTGCTGTGCCTGCCAGCCGACGTGGTGCGGCATGTCACGTTCCACTCTCCCACGGTCGCGCAGGCGGTGATCGGGTATTTCGCGCGGCGTCAGGGTGATCTGCTGCACCGCATGGAGCAGTTGCTCTTCAGCGATCTGAGCGAGCGTCTGGCCGCGCACCTGCTGGCTTCGGGCGCGCATTCTCCGTACGCCCTGCCCACCAATTCCGAACTCGCCTCGCTGCTGGGCACGGTGCCCGAGCTGGTGAGCCGCAAACTGGGCGAGTTCTACCGTCAGGGGTTTATCACGCTTTCGCGCCGCACCGTGCGCATTCTCGACGTGGAAGCCCTGCGCGCCCTGGCCGAAGGAGAAAGCCGGGCGCGCTGA
- a CDS encoding N-acetylmuramoyl-L-alanine amidase family protein: MKSRVLAGLLLCSGALAQPLSPFVPSTPPASSAPSLAPSVNAQSASLGMLPTPRISSAGGTTRVVLDLPEDARYSLTPTFGGLRIDFANVSARAQGTTNISGEVSSWQYTATASGAIATIFTHYPLGLSGGWRSFELPADGVTARRLVIDFAATLQGGAQDAPEGTVRTVPPSSASQVATTSVPTLPLPETTAPVGGLIPLAAPRIGKSPGSTRVVLELPASSRYSITTGPLGLRVELTGVTAAAQAAQQVSPELAEWRFEPTASGIGVVLRTTFTMNGRGGFKTLLLPPVEGGTLNRLAIDIAPAIADTSPLPLTEAALPRFTLPVRIVLDPGHGGTDPGAIGTVIEKQVALDVALRVRALLQAAGAQVTMTRDRDSQLSSNKSSDLAMRGGMGQAPNNVLVSIHVNAMDKNAVMRGYGVETWWYPNAAGSGGLAASLQAQVIRFSGAYSQGLKSTSLAVLRNSKIPSALVEIGYTSHPVDGQNLLSSNYLDRVAAGIAWGIRDYLMPGNASLPDN, encoded by the coding sequence ATGAAGTCGCGGGTTCTCGCGGGTCTGCTGCTCTGCTCAGGCGCGCTCGCTCAACCACTCTCCCCTTTTGTTCCCTCCACGCCTCCCGCTTCTTCGGCGCCCAGCCTCGCGCCGTCCGTCAATGCTCAAAGCGCTTCGTTGGGAATGCTGCCCACGCCACGAATCAGCAGTGCGGGCGGCACAACCCGGGTGGTGCTGGATCTGCCCGAAGACGCGCGTTATTCGCTCACCCCCACCTTCGGCGGGCTGCGCATCGATTTTGCCAATGTCAGTGCCCGCGCGCAGGGCACGACCAACATTTCCGGCGAGGTGTCCTCGTGGCAATACACCGCCACGGCCAGCGGCGCCATCGCGACCATTTTCACGCACTATCCGTTGGGGCTCAGCGGAGGCTGGCGCAGCTTCGAACTGCCGGCCGACGGTGTCACGGCGCGGCGGCTGGTCATTGACTTCGCGGCCACCCTGCAAGGTGGAGCGCAGGATGCCCCGGAAGGCACGGTACGGACCGTACCGCCCAGCAGCGCATCCCAAGTCGCCACCACGAGCGTTCCCACGCTGCCGCTGCCCGAGACCACCGCGCCCGTCGGCGGCCTGATTCCCCTGGCCGCACCGCGCATCGGCAAAAGCCCGGGCAGTACGCGCGTGGTGCTGGAGTTGCCCGCCAGTTCCCGTTACAGCATCACGACGGGACCGCTGGGGCTGCGCGTCGAGCTGACCGGAGTAACCGCGGCGGCGCAGGCGGCCCAGCAGGTGTCACCCGAGCTGGCCGAGTGGCGTTTCGAGCCGACGGCCTCGGGCATTGGCGTGGTGTTGCGCACGACCTTTACCATGAACGGACGGGGAGGATTCAAGACCCTGCTGCTGCCTCCTGTCGAAGGTGGAACCCTCAACCGGCTGGCCATTGACATTGCGCCGGCCATTGCCGATACGTCGCCGCTGCCGCTCACGGAAGCGGCGCTGCCGCGCTTCACGCTGCCGGTACGGATCGTGCTCGATCCGGGGCACGGCGGAACGGATCCGGGCGCCATCGGGACAGTCATCGAAAAACAGGTGGCGCTCGATGTCGCCCTGCGGGTACGGGCGTTGCTGCAGGCGGCAGGCGCGCAGGTCACCATGACCCGCGACCGCGACTCGCAGTTGTCGAGCAACAAATCAAGCGACCTCGCCATGCGCGGCGGAATGGGACAGGCGCCCAACAACGTACTGGTGAGCATCCACGTCAACGCAATGGACAAAAACGCCGTGATGCGCGGCTACGGCGTCGAGACGTGGTGGTATCCCAACGCGGCGGGCAGCGGCGGCCTCGCGGCCAGCTTGCAGGCACAGGTGATCCGCTTTTCGGGCGCGTATTCGCAAGGTCTCAAAAGCACCTCGCTGGCAGTGCTCCGCAATTCGAAAATTCCGTCAGCACTCGTGGAAATCGGCTACACCAGCCATCCCGTGGACGGTCAGAACCTGCTGTCGTCCAACTACCTGGACCGGGTGGCCGCCGGCATCGCCTGGGGCATCCGGGATTACCTGATGCCCGGCAACGCCAGCCTGCCGGACAACTGA
- a CDS encoding NUDIX domain-containing protein, which translates to MADTTHHASLEALTPDAEQPWQVQTSRELPFEPLLHLDTVRLHGGGHTSYLYRPRGEKASLVVPITPQGEIVLLQQYRYPLRTTLTEVVAGGVEVGETPLEAAHRELREEVGGVSEEWLALPCFCPQPSFTGQIFYPFIALNVRLLDSAPEESELLSVQTVPLAEAYRRLDAGAIPNAPSALTLFHARGELQRRGLL; encoded by the coding sequence ATGGCCGACACCACACATCACGCTTCACTTGAGGCTTTGACCCCGGACGCCGAACAACCCTGGCAGGTACAGACCAGCCGTGAGTTACCGTTTGAGCCGCTCTTGCACCTCGACACGGTGCGGCTGCATGGCGGCGGGCATACCAGCTACCTTTACCGTCCACGCGGCGAGAAGGCTTCGCTGGTGGTGCCTATCACGCCACAAGGCGAAATCGTGCTCTTGCAGCAGTACCGCTACCCGTTACGCACCACCCTCACCGAGGTCGTCGCGGGAGGTGTAGAAGTTGGTGAAACGCCCCTTGAAGCCGCGCATCGGGAATTACGCGAAGAGGTCGGAGGTGTGTCGGAAGAGTGGCTTGCCCTGCCGTGTTTCTGTCCGCAACCCAGCTTTACCGGGCAGATTTTTTATCCGTTCATTGCCCTGAACGTGCGGCTGCTCGACAGCGCACCCGAAGAAAGCGAGCTGCTGAGCGTGCAAACTGTGCCGCTTGCCGAGGCGTATCGCCGTCTGGACGCCGGGGCCATTCCCAACGCGCCCAGCGCGCTGACCCTGTTTCACGCCCGGGGTGAACTGCAACGCCGGGGGCTGCTCTGA
- a CDS encoding TatD family hydrolase codes for MFDSHCHLDYLDDPEAALGEFGLSGVVCIGADPEHAHSAVKLAERFHQVWATTGLHPTEASRDSAEVRAEIEALSRHPRVVAIGESGLDYYWDAASPEQQRGAFEWQLKLARERDLPIVIHVRDKQGQDTASREVAETLTHAGWPRGILHCFNGHAMLLRAGLDLGFYVSFAGNLTYKNARDLQEAARFVPRERLLIETDAPFLAPVPKRGRPNRPGYVRYTLQFLAELLGLSEAQLEAITDDNARRVYGLSQPAPRALPEG; via the coding sequence ATGTTCGATTCGCATTGCCACCTCGACTACCTCGACGATCCGGAAGCTGCCCTGGGGGAATTCGGGCTGAGCGGCGTGGTCTGCATCGGCGCGGATCCCGAGCACGCCCACAGCGCCGTGAAGCTGGCCGAGCGTTTCCATCAGGTCTGGGCAACAACCGGCCTGCATCCCACCGAGGCGTCGCGTGACTCGGCCGAGGTGCGCGCCGAAATCGAAGCACTGAGCAGGCATCCGCGGGTGGTCGCCATCGGGGAAAGCGGGCTCGATTACTACTGGGACGCCGCTTCCCCGGAGCAGCAGCGCGGCGCGTTCGAGTGGCAGCTGAAGCTGGCACGGGAGCGGGACTTGCCCATCGTGATCCACGTGCGCGACAAACAAGGTCAGGACACCGCCAGCCGGGAAGTCGCCGAAACGCTCACGCATGCCGGCTGGCCCAGGGGTATCCTCCATTGCTTCAACGGACACGCCATGCTGCTGCGCGCCGGGCTCGATCTGGGCTTCTACGTCAGCTTTGCCGGAAACCTCACCTACAAAAATGCCCGCGACCTGCAGGAAGCCGCGCGCTTCGTGCCCCGCGAACGTCTGCTGATCGAAACCGACGCGCCTTTTTTGGCTCCCGTGCCCAAGCGAGGCAGGCCGAACCGGCCCGGCTACGTCCGTTACACCCTGCAGTTTCTGGCCGAACTTCTCGGCCTGTCCGAAGCGCAGCTGGAAGCCATTACCGATGACAACGCCCGCCGCGTGTACGGCCTGTCACAGCCAGCTCCACGGGCACTGCCTGAAGGTTGA